One part of the Cupriavidus taiwanensis genome encodes these proteins:
- a CDS encoding branched-chain amino acid ABC transporter permease: MDILGIPLPAMLSQFLLGLVNGAFYAMLSLGLAVIFGLLNVINFAHGALFMLGAVLAWMGMEYAGLNYWIMLLLSPLVVAAIGVVIEKTMLRWIYKLDHIYGLLLTLGITLVIEGIFRSIYGVSGLPYSTPDALQGATDLGFMILPNYRAWVVVASLVVCFATWYVIEKTKLGAYLRAGTENPKMVEAFGVNVPLMVTLTYGFGVALAAFAGVLAAPVIQISPLMGQNLIIIVFAVVVIGGMGSIMGSILTGLGLGVVEGLTKVVYPEASSTVVFFIMVIVLLLRPAGLFGKEK, translated from the coding sequence ATGGACATACTTGGAATCCCTTTACCCGCCATGCTGTCCCAGTTCCTGCTGGGCCTGGTCAACGGGGCCTTTTACGCGATGCTGAGCTTGGGCCTTGCGGTCATCTTCGGCCTGCTCAACGTCATCAATTTCGCGCACGGCGCGCTCTTCATGCTGGGCGCGGTGCTGGCCTGGATGGGCATGGAGTACGCCGGGCTCAACTACTGGATCATGCTGCTGCTGTCGCCGCTGGTCGTTGCCGCCATCGGTGTGGTGATCGAGAAGACCATGCTGCGCTGGATCTACAAGCTCGACCACATCTACGGCCTGCTGCTGACGCTGGGCATCACGCTGGTGATCGAGGGCATCTTCCGCTCGATCTACGGCGTGTCGGGGCTGCCGTACTCGACGCCGGACGCGCTGCAGGGCGCGACCGACTTGGGCTTCATGATCCTGCCGAACTATCGCGCCTGGGTCGTGGTGGCGTCGCTGGTGGTGTGCTTTGCCACCTGGTACGTGATCGAGAAGACCAAGCTGGGCGCCTACCTGCGCGCCGGCACCGAGAACCCCAAGATGGTCGAAGCCTTTGGCGTCAACGTGCCGCTGATGGTGACGCTGACCTACGGCTTCGGCGTGGCGCTGGCCGCGTTTGCCGGGGTGCTGGCCGCGCCGGTGATCCAGATTTCGCCCCTGATGGGCCAGAACCTGATCATCATCGTGTTCGCGGTGGTGGTGATCGGCGGCATGGGCTCGATCATGGGGTCGATCCTGACCGGCCTGGGGCTGGGCGTAGTCGAAGGTCTGACCAAGGTGGTCTACCCTGAAGCGTCGTCAACGGTTGTGTTCTTCATCATGGTGATCGTGTTGCTGCTGCGCCCGGCTGGGCTGTTCGGAAAGGAGAAGTGA
- a CDS encoding ABC transporter substrate-binding protein — protein sequence MKTTTFAAAMSALITAMAATSAMAQVSNDKIKVGFITDMSSLYADIDGKGGLDAVKMAIEDHGGKVLGKPIELISADHQNKADIAASKAREWMDQQGLDMLLGGTNSGAALAMNKVAQEKKRVFMEVGAASSRLTNEECSPYTVHYAYDTVALAKGTGSAVVKQGGKSWFFLTADYAFGHSLEGDTAAVVKASGGTVAGQVRHPLSASDFSSFLLQAQSSKAQILGLANAGGDTINSIKAAKEFGINRSMKIAGLLMFINDIHSLGLKNTEGLLMTDSWYWDMNDETRQFASRYFIRNKKMPSSLQAADYSAVSTYLKAVEAAKTDDPDKVMAELKKMKINDFYAKAYVRADGRAIHDMYLLQVKAPTESKKPWDYLKVVATIPGEQAFGTVAESKCPLLRR from the coding sequence ATGAAAACCACCACGTTTGCAGCCGCGATGTCGGCACTGATAACCGCCATGGCGGCTACCTCCGCCATGGCGCAAGTATCGAACGACAAGATCAAGGTCGGCTTTATCACCGACATGTCGAGCTTGTATGCCGATATCGACGGGAAAGGCGGTCTCGATGCGGTCAAGATGGCGATTGAAGACCATGGCGGCAAGGTTCTTGGCAAGCCAATTGAGCTGATTTCGGCTGACCATCAAAACAAGGCTGACATCGCTGCCTCGAAAGCGCGGGAGTGGATGGACCAGCAGGGGCTCGACATGCTGTTGGGTGGCACCAACTCAGGTGCGGCTCTGGCCATGAACAAGGTGGCGCAGGAGAAGAAGCGGGTCTTCATGGAAGTCGGCGCTGCTAGCTCGCGGCTGACCAACGAAGAATGTTCGCCTTACACGGTGCACTACGCCTATGACACGGTTGCGCTGGCCAAGGGCACTGGCAGCGCGGTGGTCAAGCAGGGCGGAAAGTCTTGGTTCTTCCTGACCGCCGATTATGCCTTCGGACACTCGCTGGAGGGCGACACCGCCGCGGTGGTGAAGGCCAGTGGTGGCACCGTAGCCGGGCAGGTGCGCCATCCGCTGTCGGCATCTGACTTCTCGTCGTTCCTGCTGCAGGCGCAATCGTCCAAGGCGCAGATCCTGGGCCTGGCCAACGCCGGCGGCGACACCATCAATTCGATCAAGGCGGCCAAGGAGTTTGGCATCAACAGGTCGATGAAGATCGCCGGCCTCCTGATGTTTATCAATGACATCCACAGCCTGGGTCTGAAGAACACAGAAGGCCTGCTGATGACCGACAGCTGGTACTGGGACATGAACGACGAGACTCGACAGTTCGCCAGCCGATACTTCATCCGGAACAAGAAGATGCCGAGCAGTCTGCAGGCGGCGGACTACTCGGCGGTCAGCACCTACCTGAAGGCGGTCGAAGCGGCCAAGACTGACGATCCGGACAAGGTCATGGCAGAGCTGAAGAAGATGAAGATCAACGATTTCTACGCCAAGGCCTATGTCCGTGCTGACGGCAGGGCCATTCACGATATGTATCTGCTGCAGGTGAAGGCGCCGACCGAGTCGAAGAAACCGTGGGATTACCTGAAGGTGGTGGCGACCATTCCAGGCGAGCAGGCTTTCGGCACAGTGGCGGAGTCGAAGTGCCCGCTGTTGAGGCGTTAA
- a CDS encoding ABC transporter ATP-binding protein, protein MSTNNAPALEINGLQAWYGESHILHGVDLTVNRGEVVTLLGRNGAGRTTTLRAIMGLTGARKGSIKVNGNETIGLPTHKIAHYGIGYCPEERAIFSSLSCEENLLLPPQLKGNAGESAGMSEVELYDMFPNLKERRQSQGTRLSGGEQQMLAVARILRTGANLLLLDEISEGLAPVIVQALARMIRMLKQKGYTVVMVEQNFRFAAPLADRFYVMEHGSIVERFDAGDLQAKMPVLHELLGV, encoded by the coding sequence ATGAGCACGAATAACGCACCCGCACTCGAAATCAATGGCCTGCAGGCCTGGTACGGCGAATCGCACATCCTGCACGGCGTCGACCTCACGGTGAACCGCGGCGAAGTGGTGACGCTGCTGGGCCGCAACGGCGCCGGCCGAACCACCACGCTGCGCGCGATCATGGGCCTGACCGGCGCGCGCAAGGGTTCGATCAAGGTCAACGGCAACGAGACCATCGGCCTGCCGACGCACAAGATCGCGCACTACGGCATCGGCTACTGCCCCGAAGAGCGCGCGATCTTCTCCAGCCTGTCATGCGAGGAGAACCTGCTGCTGCCCCCGCAGCTCAAGGGCAATGCAGGTGAAAGCGCGGGCATGAGCGAGGTCGAACTCTACGACATGTTCCCCAACCTGAAGGAGCGCCGCCAGAGCCAGGGCACGCGCCTGTCGGGCGGCGAGCAGCAGATGCTGGCGGTGGCGCGCATCCTGCGCACCGGCGCGAACCTGCTGCTGCTCGACGAGATCTCGGAAGGGCTGGCGCCGGTGATTGTGCAGGCGCTGGCGCGCATGATCCGGATGCTCAAGCAGAAGGGGTACACGGTGGTGATGGTGGAGCAGAACTTCCGCTTCGCCGCGCCGCTGGCCGACCGCTTCTACGTGATGGAGCACGGCAGCATCGTCGAACGCTTCGATGCCGGCGATCTGCAGGCAAAGATGCCGGTGCTGCATGAATTGCTCGGGGTCTGA
- a CDS encoding ABC transporter ATP-binding protein gives MIQNETILETRNLTKEFKGFTAVSDVNLRVRRGSIHALIGPNGAGKTTCFNLLTKFLEPTTGTILFNGIDITREKPAQIARRGVIRSFQISAVFPHLTVMENVRIGLQRQLGTAYQFWRSERSLDVLNERAMELLEQVGLTEFAHTLTVNLPYGRKRALEIATTLAMEPELMLLDEPTQGMGHEDVDRVTQLIKKVSAGRTILMVEHNMSVVSSIADKITVLQRGAILAEGPYAEVSKDPRVMEAYMGTADAELQGAP, from the coding sequence ATGATTCAAAACGAAACCATCCTGGAAACGCGGAACCTCACCAAGGAGTTCAAGGGGTTCACGGCGGTGAGCGACGTCAACCTGCGGGTGCGCCGCGGCTCGATCCATGCGTTGATCGGCCCCAACGGCGCGGGCAAGACCACTTGCTTCAACCTGCTCACCAAGTTCCTGGAGCCGACCACCGGCACCATCCTTTTCAACGGCATCGACATCACGCGGGAAAAGCCGGCGCAGATAGCGCGGCGCGGCGTGATCCGCTCGTTCCAGATCTCGGCGGTGTTCCCGCACCTGACGGTGATGGAGAACGTGCGCATCGGGCTGCAGCGGCAACTCGGCACCGCGTACCAGTTCTGGCGCAGCGAGCGCTCGCTCGATGTGCTCAACGAGCGCGCCATGGAGCTGCTCGAGCAGGTCGGCCTGACCGAGTTCGCGCACACGCTCACGGTGAACCTGCCGTACGGGCGCAAGCGCGCGCTGGAGATCGCCACCACGCTGGCGATGGAGCCCGAGCTGATGCTGCTCGACGAGCCCACCCAGGGCATGGGCCACGAGGATGTGGACCGCGTCACGCAGCTGATCAAGAAGGTCTCCGCCGGCCGCACCATCTTGATGGTGGAGCACAACATGAGCGTGGTCTCGTCGATCGCCGACAAGATCACCGTGCTGCAGCGCGGCGCGATCCTGGCCGAGGGGCCTTACGCCGAGGTGTCGAAGGACCCGCGCGTGATGGAGGCCTACATGGGCACGGCCGATGCCGAGCTGCAGGGCGCGCCCTGA
- a CDS encoding 3-hydroxybutyrate dehydrogenase yields MTTLNGKTALVTGSTSGIGLGIAQVLAQAGANIVLNGFGDTNAAMAAIQATGAQVIHHPADMRQPQEIEAMFAMARDSFGAVDVLVNNAGIQYVSPIESFDAKKWDDIIAINLTSGFHTTKYALPGMRARNWGRIINIASVHGLVGSAGKSAYVAAKHGLVGLTKVTALETAKTGVTCNAICPGFVLTPLVQKQIDDLAAREGLFPDDARARLLGEKQPSGRFVTPEELGNLALMLCSPLAAEVRGATWVADGGWTAQ; encoded by the coding sequence ATGACAACCCTGAACGGAAAAACCGCGCTTGTGACCGGTTCTACTAGCGGCATCGGTCTCGGCATCGCACAGGTGCTGGCCCAGGCTGGCGCCAATATCGTCCTCAATGGCTTTGGCGATACGAATGCCGCCATGGCCGCCATCCAGGCAACTGGCGCTCAGGTTATCCATCACCCGGCCGATATGCGTCAACCTCAAGAGATCGAAGCCATGTTTGCCATGGCTCGCGATTCCTTCGGCGCCGTGGATGTCCTGGTGAACAATGCTGGCATCCAGTACGTATCGCCCATCGAAAGCTTTGACGCCAAAAAGTGGGATGACATTATCGCCATCAACCTCACTTCGGGCTTTCATACGACCAAGTATGCGCTGCCTGGCATGCGCGCGCGCAACTGGGGCCGGATCATCAATATTGCATCGGTGCATGGCTTGGTGGGATCGGCGGGCAAGTCAGCGTACGTGGCGGCCAAGCACGGACTGGTGGGGTTGACCAAGGTTACCGCGTTGGAAACCGCGAAAACCGGTGTGACCTGCAACGCCATTTGCCCGGGCTTCGTGCTGACCCCGCTGGTGCAAAAGCAAATCGACGACTTGGCCGCAAGGGAAGGTCTGTTTCCAGACGATGCCCGGGCGCGCCTGCTCGGTGAAAAGCAGCCATCCGGCCGGTTCGTCACGCCTGAGGAACTCGGGAACCTTGCGCTGATGCTGTGCTCCCCGCTGGCGGCCGAAGTGCGCGGCGCCACGTGGGTGGCCGACGGCGGCTGGACTGCCCAGTAG
- a CDS encoding GntP family permease, with protein sequence MSFVVVVAALAFLMLAAYRGYSVILFAPMAALGAVAFTDPSAVAPAFTGIFMEKMVGFVKLYFPVFLLGAVFGKVIELSGYSRSIVAAAIRYIGSSRANAVIVAVCALLTYGGVSLFVVVFAVYPFAAELYRQSNIPKRLMPGAIALGAFSFTMDSLPGTPQIQNIIPTTFFKTTAWAAPVLGVVGSLFILIVGLGYLEWRRRDALKRGEGYGTSLLNEPEPVYTAHLPNPLLAIAPLVLVGVSNFALTRMIPLWYGTQSSLALPGLAKPVTIPTASVTAIWAVEGALLLGIGLVLLTAFAAVRERFAEGTKTAVGGALLAAMNTASEYGFGGVIAALPGFLVVGDTLKSIPNPLVNAAVSVSALAGITGSASGGMSIALAAMGDTFIQGAQAASIPLDVLHRVVSMASGGMDTLPHNGAVITLLAVTGLTHRESYRDIFAVTLIKTLAVFFVILVFYLTGLI encoded by the coding sequence ATGTCATTTGTTGTTGTCGTTGCAGCCCTTGCGTTCCTGATGCTAGCCGCCTATCGCGGCTACAGCGTGATCTTGTTTGCTCCCATGGCCGCACTCGGCGCCGTGGCCTTTACGGATCCCTCTGCTGTCGCCCCTGCGTTTACGGGCATCTTCATGGAGAAGATGGTCGGCTTCGTGAAGCTGTATTTCCCGGTTTTCCTGCTTGGCGCGGTGTTTGGCAAGGTGATCGAGCTGTCCGGCTACTCGCGCTCCATCGTCGCCGCCGCGATCCGGTATATCGGTAGCTCGCGCGCCAACGCCGTGATCGTGGCGGTATGTGCCTTGCTGACCTATGGCGGAGTCTCGCTCTTCGTGGTGGTGTTTGCCGTCTATCCTTTCGCGGCAGAGCTTTACCGTCAGAGCAACATCCCTAAACGCCTGATGCCCGGTGCCATCGCGCTTGGCGCCTTCTCATTCACCATGGATTCGCTGCCTGGGACGCCGCAGATCCAAAACATCATACCTACCACGTTCTTCAAGACCACTGCATGGGCCGCCCCAGTACTTGGAGTGGTCGGCTCGCTGTTCATCCTTATCGTTGGCCTGGGTTACCTTGAATGGAGGCGGCGTGATGCACTAAAGCGCGGCGAAGGCTATGGCACCTCGCTCCTGAACGAACCGGAACCAGTGTATACGGCACACCTGCCAAATCCTCTGCTGGCAATTGCGCCGCTTGTACTGGTCGGTGTGTCCAACTTTGCGCTAACCCGGATGATCCCCCTTTGGTATGGCACGCAAAGCAGCTTGGCATTGCCGGGGCTGGCCAAGCCGGTCACCATTCCGACCGCATCCGTGACCGCCATCTGGGCCGTGGAAGGGGCCCTACTGCTGGGCATTGGCCTCGTTCTGCTGACAGCTTTCGCCGCAGTGCGCGAGCGCTTCGCTGAGGGTACCAAGACTGCCGTCGGTGGCGCGCTGCTGGCGGCGATGAATACGGCTTCGGAATACGGCTTTGGCGGCGTGATTGCTGCGCTGCCGGGTTTCCTGGTTGTCGGTGACACGCTCAAGAGCATTCCAAATCCACTGGTCAATGCCGCCGTTTCGGTGAGCGCGTTGGCGGGGATCACAGGCTCAGCCTCGGGGGGCATGAGCATTGCGCTGGCGGCAATGGGCGACACCTTCATCCAAGGCGCACAGGCGGCCAGTATTCCGTTGGACGTACTGCATCGCGTCGTGTCGATGGCCAGCGGCGGCATGGACACGCTGCCGCATAACGGCGCTGTGATCACGCTGCTGGCTGTGACCGGTCTGACGCACCGCGAGTCGTATCGTGACATCTTTGCCGTCACCCTGATCAAGACCTTGGCCGTCTTCTTTGTCATCCTGGTGTTCTATCTGACCGGGCTAATCTGA
- a CDS encoding sigma-54 interaction domain-containing protein has protein sequence MSTLREANDSSMLGNFDSVARRAMESLFRTFENFSEGTIVVDAHARVVWINKRYAARFGFEDPREAIGLECERVIPNSLMRQVVETGKPILLDILETRDEPMIVMRLPIKDNDGNTVGAVGFALFDELKSLTPLFTHYTRVREELVATRRTLEQTRRAKYTFTSFVGNCPATLEIKRLARRAAQADAPVLLLGETGTGKELLAHAIHASSARAGRSLVTLNMAAIPETLLEVEFFGAAPGAYTGAERKGRVGKFELADGGTLFLDEIGDMPLMLQGKLLRVLQEKEFEPIGSNRIIRANVRIIAATSADLPALIEAGKFRADLYYRLNVLPICLTPLRQRQADLLPLTYAILEEICTRAERDAPVLTQAALKLLTEYAWPGNVRQLRNVLERLVMMHDTGEVDDSMLASLLGVRSVPGPASMPAQATLPAVPTQPLSQLGYADATAQFEAAYLLQALAASSGHVGRAAANIGISRAAFYKKLVEHRNASRLPTPPQSDLWSSNG, from the coding sequence ATGAGCACTCTGCGCGAAGCCAACGACAGCAGCATGCTTGGCAATTTCGATTCCGTCGCCCGGCGCGCGATGGAATCATTGTTCCGAACCTTCGAGAACTTTAGCGAGGGGACGATCGTGGTCGATGCGCACGCCCGCGTGGTATGGATCAATAAGCGGTATGCAGCTCGATTCGGCTTCGAGGATCCGCGGGAGGCTATCGGTCTCGAGTGTGAGCGAGTTATCCCCAACAGCCTGATGCGTCAAGTGGTCGAGACTGGCAAGCCAATCCTGCTCGATATCCTAGAGACCCGGGACGAACCGATGATCGTGATGCGCCTGCCAATCAAGGACAACGATGGCAACACCGTTGGCGCGGTAGGCTTTGCGCTCTTCGACGAACTCAAGTCACTCACCCCGCTGTTCACGCATTACACCCGAGTCAGGGAGGAACTGGTAGCTACGCGCCGTACGTTGGAACAGACGCGGCGGGCCAAGTACACCTTTACCAGCTTCGTCGGCAACTGCCCCGCCACGCTGGAAATAAAACGCCTGGCGCGCCGTGCCGCACAGGCCGATGCTCCGGTACTGCTCCTGGGCGAGACCGGCACCGGCAAGGAACTGCTGGCGCATGCCATCCACGCATCATCGGCGCGCGCGGGGCGGTCGTTGGTCACTCTCAATATGGCGGCCATTCCCGAGACATTGCTGGAAGTCGAATTCTTCGGGGCTGCGCCTGGCGCGTACACTGGCGCTGAGCGCAAGGGACGTGTGGGCAAGTTCGAACTCGCCGACGGGGGCACACTGTTCCTGGACGAGATCGGCGATATGCCGCTGATGCTGCAAGGTAAGCTATTGCGGGTTCTTCAGGAGAAGGAGTTCGAGCCCATCGGCTCGAACCGGATCATCCGCGCCAATGTGCGCATCATCGCCGCCACCTCGGCCGACCTGCCGGCGTTGATAGAAGCGGGCAAGTTCCGTGCGGACCTATACTACCGACTCAATGTCCTGCCGATATGTCTGACGCCACTGCGCCAGCGCCAAGCCGACCTATTGCCGCTCACCTATGCCATTCTGGAAGAAATCTGCACCCGGGCCGAGCGGGACGCTCCTGTCCTAACTCAAGCCGCGCTGAAACTTCTTACCGAATACGCTTGGCCCGGCAACGTGCGCCAGTTGCGCAACGTCCTTGAGCGGCTAGTGATGATGCATGATACAGGCGAGGTAGATGACAGCATGCTGGCATCTCTGCTCGGTGTGCGAAGCGTCCCTGGACCGGCGTCAATGCCGGCCCAAGCCACGCTTCCCGCGGTACCCACGCAGCCACTATCGCAGCTTGGCTACGCCGATGCCACAGCGCAGTTCGAAGCCGCCTACCTACTCCAAGCGCTGGCGGCCAGTTCGGGTCATGTGGGCCGGGCCGCCGCGAACATCGGCATTAGCCGCGCCGCCTTTTACAAAAAGCTGGTCGAACACAGGAACGCAAGCCGCTTGCCAACGCCACCCCAATCGGATCTATGGAGTTCGAATGGTTGA
- a CDS encoding GH12 family glycosyl hydrolase domain-containing protein → MPKFLTILGRLTSLMLMLGSTVAQAATWSAGSPSTSSCYEPTLFARWNYEGYTLNNDVWGPCSVPPVAVGPQSIWANSNSDWGVTSDQPNTNGIKSYPHVEYFVNKPVSSLRKLTATISATTPVVGAWESTLDIWADAKQHEIMVWLNYTGTSNGCGNVKPISYNWTSEGCAIPLYSNVPLSGSTWNVYVGSNGKNHVYSFLRTAKTNHTTIDVLEIMNYLKSLNYFHDVVVGEIQYGFEITSSVGGLSFVSKDFAVTAE, encoded by the coding sequence ATGCCAAAATTTCTGACCATATTGGGACGCCTTACCTCCCTGATGCTGATGCTCGGATCCACCGTCGCGCAGGCTGCAACATGGTCTGCAGGTTCGCCTTCAACTTCATCCTGCTATGAGCCTACTCTTTTCGCGCGTTGGAACTACGAGGGGTATACTTTAAACAATGACGTATGGGGGCCTTGCAGCGTTCCTCCAGTCGCAGTTGGTCCGCAGTCCATCTGGGCTAATTCAAATTCCGACTGGGGTGTCACATCAGACCAGCCGAACACGAACGGCATAAAGTCCTATCCGCACGTCGAATACTTTGTCAACAAGCCTGTCAGCTCGCTGAGGAAGCTTACTGCCACTATCTCAGCTACCACGCCTGTTGTTGGTGCATGGGAATCCACGTTGGATATCTGGGCCGACGCAAAACAGCACGAGATCATGGTCTGGCTGAACTACACGGGCACCTCAAATGGATGCGGTAATGTGAAGCCGATCTCATATAACTGGACTTCTGAAGGTTGCGCGATTCCACTCTACAGCAACGTTCCGCTGTCCGGTAGCACCTGGAATGTCTATGTTGGTAGCAACGGCAAGAACCACGTCTATTCTTTCTTACGCACAGCGAAGACCAACCACACTACGATCGACGTGCTGGAGATCATGAATTACTTAAAGTCGCTGAACTATTTTCATGACGTGGTTGTCGGCGAGATCCAGTACGGTTTTGAGATTACATCATCGGTCGGTGGGCTGAGCTTCGTGTCTAAGGACTTCGCCGTCACCGCTGAGTAA